A single window of Larimichthys crocea isolate SSNF chromosome XII, L_crocea_2.0, whole genome shotgun sequence DNA harbors:
- the si:ch211-256e16.3 gene encoding kelch-like protein diablo isoform X1 — MAEIMAVNATINITYSLQEDVSTAAAASAAAAVSAAPPSPLSSEDYLFVEARHPNTVLQGLNSLRLNNAFCDVTLCCGGQEFPCHRIVLASFSSYFQAMFSTDLIESKQERVAINGVEPQMIGMLVSYAYTSEVYISKANVQALLAAANLLDVMAVREACCRFMERQMDEMNCVGIHCFAEAHSCKVLEKRSMDYILEHFWSVHQQEEFLSLCMDKLTEILASDFLNVPKEEMVFEAAMLWLNKCSSRKQSFEKVLEHIRLPLISPYYLHDVIESLDVVKENQGCQRLISEAKDYLLLKDRRGELYCPRARPRRSTGTAEVIVTVGGEDDKVVLRSVESFDPVTSQWKNLACLPFAVSKHGLVVSDSTLYLAGGEFPDGSASREMWRYDPCFDSWIEMAPMNVARSELGEGLVMLDGFVYAVGGWEGRSRLDSVECYNPHTNTWQFTESVKMAVTSPAVVALDGLLYVTGGAVLEDGDGTDLAQVYNPKTAAWTEVAPMQIARSGSAACTLKGKLYVIGGWHASTENTDKVECYNPKTNQWTMCAPMKERRYRPGAAVVDGKIYVLGGEEGWDRYHDTIERYCDETDTWEIVGEMPTSRSWLSCVSLQLRKDIHVSRCPGTPNDN, encoded by the exons ATGGCTGAAATAATGGCCGTCAACGCCACTATCAACATCACCTACTCGCTCCAGGAGGACGTGAGCACCgctgctgcagcctctgctgctgcagccgtCTCCGCCGCTCCTCCATCCCCTCTGAGCAGCGAGGACTACCTGTTCGTGGAGGCCCGGCACCCCAACACTGTCCTCCAGGGCCTCAACAGCCTGAGGCTCAACAACGCCTTCTGTGATGTGACCCTGTGCTGTGGAGGACAGGAGTTCCCCTGCCATCGCATCGTGCTGGCCTCCTTCAGCTCCTACTTCCAG gcGATGTTTTCCACTGACCTGATCGAGTCCAAACAGGAGCGGGTTGCCATCAATGGAGTGGAGCCTCAGATGATTGGCATGTTGGTGAGCTATGCCTACACGTCTGAGGTGTACATCTCCAAAGCAAACGTGCAG GCCCTGCTGGCAGCAGCAAACCTGCTGGATGTGATGGCCGTTCGAGAGGCCTGCTGTCGCTTCATGGAGCGTCAGATGGATGAGATGAACTGTGTGGGGATTCACTGCTTCGCTGAGGCCCATTCCTGTAAGGTGCTGGAGAAACGCAGCATGGACTACATACTGGAGCACTTCTGGAGTGTTCACCAACAG GAGGAGTTCCTGTCTCTGTGCATGGACAAACTGACGGAAATCCTCGCCAGTGACTTTCTCAACGTGCCTAAAGAGGAGATGGTGTTCGAGGCGGCCATGTTGTGGCTGAATAAATGCTCCTCTCGCAAACAGAGCTTCGAAAAG GTCCTGGAGCATATCCGGCTGCCTCTTATCAGCCCGTACTACCTCCACGATGTTATCGAGTCTCTGGATGTGGTGAAGGAGAACCAGGGCTGCCAGAGGCTCATCTCAGAGGCCAAGGACTACCTGCTGCTAAAGGACCGCCGCGGAGAGCTGTATTGCCCCAGAGCAAGGCCACGCAGGTCCACAG ggaCAGCAGAAGTGATAGTGACAGTTGGCGGGGAAGATGACAAGGTGGTGCTGCGCAGCGTCGAGAGCTTCGATCCCGTGACGAGTCAGTGGAAGAATCTGGCCTGCTTGCCCTTCGCCGTGAGCAAACACGGCCTGGTCGTGTCGG ACTCCACTCTGTATCTGGCAGGAGGGGAGTTTCCTGATGGCTCGGCCAGCAGGGAGATGTGGCGCTACGACCCCTGCTTTGACTCCTGGATCGAGATGGCTCCCATGAATGTTGCCCGCTCTGAGTTAGGTGAGG GCCTGGTGATGCTGGACGGCTTCGTGTATGCAGTGGGCGGTTGGGAGGGACGCTCTCGTCTGGACTCGGTGGAGTGCTACAAccctcacacaaacacctgGCAGTTCACGGAGTCTGTCAAGATGGCCGTGACAAGTCCTGCCGTGGTGGCCCTCGACGGACTGCTCTATGTTACAG GTGGTGCAGTTCTAGAGGATGGTGACGGCACAGACCTCGCTCAGGTCTACAACCCTAAAACCGCTGCATGGACAGAGGTTGCCCCCATGCAGATCGCACGCTCTGGTTCAGCTGCATGTACGCTCAAAGGAAAGCTTTACGTTATAG GCGGATGGCACGCATCGACAGAAAACACTGATAAGGTGGAGTGTTACAATCCCAAAACCAACCAGTGGACCATGTGCGCCCCCATGAAAGAACGCCGCTATCGGCccggtgctgctgtggtggatGGAAAGATCTACGTCctgggaggagaagaaggcTGGGACAG ATATCACGACACTATCGAGAGGTACTGTGATGAGACGGACACGTGGGAGATTGTCGGGGAAATGCCCACCAGTCGTAGCTGGCTCAGCTGTGTGTCTCTCCAGCTGAGGAAGGACATCCACGTGAGCAGGTGTCCCGGGACGCCAAATGACAACTGA
- the uqcrc2a gene encoding ubiquinol-cytochrome c reductase core protein 2a, whose product MRGIRSLNNIPKRCYAAARRNEALTEPLGGRPRDAAAAAAPLPPQNVEVSKLPNGLVIASLENYSPVSSVGLFVKAGSRYESAENQGVSHVLRLAANLTTKGASAFKFCRSVEALGGSLSVTSTRETMVYTADCLRDHLDSLMEHFANVTTAQEFRLWEVNDLTPRLKIDNTLAQQCPQIGVLEKLHEAAYKNALSNSLYCPDYMVGHISPNQLQSFVEDNFTTGRMALVGLGVKHSVLKQMGEGLLSSRSGAGAPAAKAVYRGAELRVQNNDNLVHALITSEGGVVGSAEANAFSVLQRILGAGPHVKRGSNITSKLSQGIAKATTQPFDATAFNASYSDSGLFGVYTIAQADSAGEVIKAAIAQVRGVAEGNVSEADIVRAKNQVKTDYLMSLETSESLLEEIGAQALATAAYELPDAVVKAIDAVTHGDVVKAAKTFVDGKKAMAASGQLKNTPFVDEV is encoded by the exons ATGAGAGGAATCCGCTCTCTGAACAACATCCCC AAACGTTGCTACGCTGCTGCCAGGAGGAATGAAGCTCTGACCGAACCTCTCGGGGGCCGTCCACGAgatgccgccgccgccgctgctcctctccctcctcaaAATGTCGAG GTGTCCAAGCTTCCAAACGGTCTGGTGATCGCGTCGCTGGAAAACTACTCCCCCGTGTCCAGCGTCGGTTTGTTTGTGAAAGCAGGCAGTCGCTATGAGTCTGCGGAGAACCAGGGTGTCTCTCATGTGCTACGACTGGCGGCAAACCTG aCTACTAAGGGAGCGTCTGCCTTCAAGTTTTGTCGCAGTGTAGAAGCTCTGGGGGGCAGCCTGAG TGTGACGTCAACAAGAGAGACCATGGTCTACACTGCAGACTGCTTGAGAGATCACCT agaTTCATTAATGGAGCATTTCGCCAACGTGACCACGGCTCAGGAGTTCCGACTGTGGGAGGTGAACGACCTGACGCCCAGGCTGAAGATTGACAACACTCTGGCTCAGCAGTGTCCTCAGATAG GTGTACTCGAGAAGTTGCATGAAGCAGCGTATAAAAACGCCCTGTCCAACTCTCTGTACTGCCCTGACTACATGGTCGGTCACATCTCTCCTAACCAG CTGCAGTCATTTGTCGAGGACAATTTCACCACTGGCAGAATGGCCCTGGTAGGATTAG GTGTGAAGCACTCCGTCCTGAAGCAGATGGGCGAAGGGCTCCTGAGCAGTCGCAGCGGTGCCGGAGCACCGGCGGCTAAGGCCGTGTACCGCGGAG CTGAGCTGCGAGTGCAGAACAACGACAACCTGGTCCACGCACTGATTACCAGCGAGGGTGGTGTTGTAGGTAGCGCAGAGGCTAATGCCTTCTCTGTGCTGCAAAGGATCCTTGGAGCCGGGCCACATGTCAAGAGGGGCTCCAACATCACCAGCAAACTGAGCCAGGGTATTGCCAAAGCTACCACACAGCCCTTTGAT GCCACCGCCTTCAATGCCTCATACTCTGACTCTGGCCTGTTTGGCGTCTACACCATTGCGCAAGCTGACTCTGCAGGAGAG GTGATTAAAGCTGCCATTGCTCAAGTGAGAGGCGTGGCTGAGGGGAACGTGTCAGAGGCCGACATCGTCAGAGCAAA GAACCAGGTGAAAACAGATTACCTGATGTCACTCGAGACCTCTGAGAGCCTGCTGGAGGAAATCGGTGCTCAGGCTCTGGCCACCGCAGCGTACGAACTCCCTGACGCTGTTGTCAAGGCTATAGATGCTGTCACCCATGGTGATGTGGTCAAG GCTGCAAAGACATTTGTGGATGGCAAGAAGGCGATGGCAGCTAGTGGACAGCTCAAGAATACACCGTTTGTGGATGAagtatga
- the anks4b gene encoding ankyrin repeat and SAM domain-containing protein 4B: protein MSRYHKAAIDGYLDLLKEATRKDLNTADEDGMTPTLLAAFHGHVDALQLICSREGDPNRSDIWGNTPLHHAAANGHMHILSFLVNFGANLFALDNDFHTAMDVAASRDRMDCVRFLDDAASKQTNKNPKKVATLKKEANKEAERRVKLCEKVKKKHESKMNKLQRGASTSSSASEVSSFSDGSNMIGVSEQFSKLIAPDKTGSLTARVKGTLSRLGKKDKGTLQRSGGDGNVVYLKPDSAVSEKPDLMGVFNEQDEGMEDERMAGYDDDDDEESGEVKQSIFNRPGLGGLIFMKMGLESEDIPSENNESLGYLVQNELNEEDAAGFDGSGDTDLPWDQEDLGLDDDEDEDTSPLDVFLSAISLPEFALAFSREHLDLDALMLCSDDDLKGIRIQLGPRKKILEAAARRKNALNTPGIIKDSCL from the exons ATGTCTAGGTACCACAAAGCAGCAATTGATGGATACTTGGACCTCTTGAAGGAGGCCACAAGGAAGGACTTGAACACTGCGGATGAAGATGGCATGACTCCCACTTTACTGGCTGCTTTTCATGGACATGTCGATGCTCTTCAGCTCATATGCAGCAGAGA AGGAGACCCCAATAGGAGTGACATCTGGGGGAACACACCATTACATCATGCTGCAGCCAATGGCCACATGCACATCCTCAGCTTTCTGGTCAACTTCGGTGCCAACCTCTTTGCACTGGACAATGACTTCCACACAGCTATGGATGTTGCTGCTTCTCGTGACCGCATGGACTGTGTGCGCTTCCTAGATGATGCTGCCTCAAAGCAGACCAATAAAAATCCCAAGAAGGTTGCGACTCTAAAGAAGGAGGCCaacaaagaagcagagagacgTGTGAAACTTTGTGAGAAGGTAAAGAAGAAACACGAAAGCAAGATGAATAAACTGCAGCGTGGTGCAAGCACCTCTAGTTCTGCTTCAGAGGTATCATCATTCTCAGATGGTAGTAACATGATTGGCGTCAGTGAGCAGTTCTCCAAGCTTATTGCTCCTGATAAAACTGGCTCTCTTACAGCGAGAGTTAAAGGCACACTCTCCAGGCTTGGTAAGAAAGATAAAGGCACGCTGCAGAGATCAGGAGGGGATGGGAATGTGGTTTACCTCAAACCGGACAGTGCAGTGTCCGAGAAGCCAGACCTTATGGGTGTCTTCAATGAACAGGATGAAGGCATGGAAGATGAAAGAATGGCAGGCtatgacgatgacgacgatgaagaATCAGGCGAAGTCAAACAGTCCATCTTCAACCGGCCCGGGCTTGGAGGTCTGATTTTCATGAAGATGGGGCTGGAATCAGAGGACATCCCcagtgaaaacaatgaaagcCTTGGCTATCTTGTTCAGAATGAGCTGAATGAAGAAGATGCTGCTGGCTTTGATGGGAGTGGTGACACTGATCTGCCGTGGGACCAGGAAGATTTGGGactggatgatgatgaagatgaggataCCTCTCCTTTAGATGTTTTCTTGTCTGCCATCTCCTTGCCAGAGTTTGCCCTTGCATTCAGCAGAGAGCACCTGGACCTGGATGCGCTAATGCTTTGCTCTGATGATGACCTGAAAGGCATTCGGATCCAGCTGGGACCCAGGAAGAAGATCTTGGAAGCTGCTGCTCGCAGAAAGAATGCACTGAACACTCCTGGCATCATTAAGGATAGCTGCTTGTGA
- the si:ch211-256e16.3 gene encoding kelch-like protein diablo isoform X2, translated as MAEIMAVNATINITYSLQEDVSTAAAASAAAAVSAAPPSPLSSEDYLFVEARHPNTVLQGLNSLRLNNAFCDVTLCCGGQEFPCHRIVLASFSSYFQAMFSTDLIESKQERVAINGVEPQMIGMLVSYAYTSEVYISKANVQALLAAANLLDVMAVREACCRFMERQMDEMNCVGIHCFAEAHSCKVLEKRSMDYILEHFWSVHQQEEFLSLCMDKLTEILASDFLNVPKEEMVFEAAMLWLNKCSSRKQSFEKVLEHIRLPLISPYYLHDVIESLDVVKENQGCQRLISEAKDYLLLKDRRGELYCPRARPRRSTGTAEVIVTVGGEDDKVVLRSVESFDPVTSQWKNLACLPFAVSKHGLVVSDSTLYLAGGEFPDGSASREMWRYDPCFDSWIEMAPMNVARSELGLVMLDGFVYAVGGWEGRSRLDSVECYNPHTNTWQFTESVKMAVTSPAVVALDGLLYVTGGAVLEDGDGTDLAQVYNPKTAAWTEVAPMQIARSGSAACTLKGKLYVIGGWHASTENTDKVECYNPKTNQWTMCAPMKERRYRPGAAVVDGKIYVLGGEEGWDRYHDTIERYCDETDTWEIVGEMPTSRSWLSCVSLQLRKDIHVSRCPGTPNDN; from the exons ATGGCTGAAATAATGGCCGTCAACGCCACTATCAACATCACCTACTCGCTCCAGGAGGACGTGAGCACCgctgctgcagcctctgctgctgcagccgtCTCCGCCGCTCCTCCATCCCCTCTGAGCAGCGAGGACTACCTGTTCGTGGAGGCCCGGCACCCCAACACTGTCCTCCAGGGCCTCAACAGCCTGAGGCTCAACAACGCCTTCTGTGATGTGACCCTGTGCTGTGGAGGACAGGAGTTCCCCTGCCATCGCATCGTGCTGGCCTCCTTCAGCTCCTACTTCCAG gcGATGTTTTCCACTGACCTGATCGAGTCCAAACAGGAGCGGGTTGCCATCAATGGAGTGGAGCCTCAGATGATTGGCATGTTGGTGAGCTATGCCTACACGTCTGAGGTGTACATCTCCAAAGCAAACGTGCAG GCCCTGCTGGCAGCAGCAAACCTGCTGGATGTGATGGCCGTTCGAGAGGCCTGCTGTCGCTTCATGGAGCGTCAGATGGATGAGATGAACTGTGTGGGGATTCACTGCTTCGCTGAGGCCCATTCCTGTAAGGTGCTGGAGAAACGCAGCATGGACTACATACTGGAGCACTTCTGGAGTGTTCACCAACAG GAGGAGTTCCTGTCTCTGTGCATGGACAAACTGACGGAAATCCTCGCCAGTGACTTTCTCAACGTGCCTAAAGAGGAGATGGTGTTCGAGGCGGCCATGTTGTGGCTGAATAAATGCTCCTCTCGCAAACAGAGCTTCGAAAAG GTCCTGGAGCATATCCGGCTGCCTCTTATCAGCCCGTACTACCTCCACGATGTTATCGAGTCTCTGGATGTGGTGAAGGAGAACCAGGGCTGCCAGAGGCTCATCTCAGAGGCCAAGGACTACCTGCTGCTAAAGGACCGCCGCGGAGAGCTGTATTGCCCCAGAGCAAGGCCACGCAGGTCCACAG ggaCAGCAGAAGTGATAGTGACAGTTGGCGGGGAAGATGACAAGGTGGTGCTGCGCAGCGTCGAGAGCTTCGATCCCGTGACGAGTCAGTGGAAGAATCTGGCCTGCTTGCCCTTCGCCGTGAGCAAACACGGCCTGGTCGTGTCGG ACTCCACTCTGTATCTGGCAGGAGGGGAGTTTCCTGATGGCTCGGCCAGCAGGGAGATGTGGCGCTACGACCCCTGCTTTGACTCCTGGATCGAGATGGCTCCCATGAATGTTGCCCGCTCTGAGTTAG GCCTGGTGATGCTGGACGGCTTCGTGTATGCAGTGGGCGGTTGGGAGGGACGCTCTCGTCTGGACTCGGTGGAGTGCTACAAccctcacacaaacacctgGCAGTTCACGGAGTCTGTCAAGATGGCCGTGACAAGTCCTGCCGTGGTGGCCCTCGACGGACTGCTCTATGTTACAG GTGGTGCAGTTCTAGAGGATGGTGACGGCACAGACCTCGCTCAGGTCTACAACCCTAAAACCGCTGCATGGACAGAGGTTGCCCCCATGCAGATCGCACGCTCTGGTTCAGCTGCATGTACGCTCAAAGGAAAGCTTTACGTTATAG GCGGATGGCACGCATCGACAGAAAACACTGATAAGGTGGAGTGTTACAATCCCAAAACCAACCAGTGGACCATGTGCGCCCCCATGAAAGAACGCCGCTATCGGCccggtgctgctgtggtggatGGAAAGATCTACGTCctgggaggagaagaaggcTGGGACAG ATATCACGACACTATCGAGAGGTACTGTGATGAGACGGACACGTGGGAGATTGTCGGGGAAATGCCCACCAGTCGTAGCTGGCTCAGCTGTGTGTCTCTCCAGCTGAGGAAGGACATCCACGTGAGCAGGTGTCCCGGGACGCCAAATGACAACTGA